The Terriglobus tenax genome contains a region encoding:
- a CDS encoding BlaI/MecI/CopY family transcriptional regulator, protein MRTNLENPKPTEGELELLTILWDRGQATVREIFEAVNAQRPVVYTGVLKLLQIMTEKGLVKRDESERAHVYRAAIQRQDAQRRFMQELSNRFFAGSAAQLALHALEMEQASEEELDEIRKLLKRRKK, encoded by the coding sequence ATGAGGACGAACCTGGAAAATCCCAAACCAACCGAAGGCGAGCTTGAACTGCTCACGATCCTGTGGGATCGTGGTCAGGCCACGGTGCGCGAGATCTTTGAAGCTGTGAACGCGCAGCGTCCCGTTGTCTACACGGGCGTGCTGAAGCTGCTGCAGATCATGACCGAGAAGGGGCTGGTCAAGCGCGACGAGAGCGAGCGGGCACACGTGTACCGCGCCGCGATTCAACGGCAGGACGCGCAGCGCCGCTTCATGCAGGAGCTGAGTAACCGCTTCTTCGCCGGCAGCGCCGCGCAGCTTGCCCTGCACGCGCTCGAAATGGAACAGGCCAGTGAAGAAGAGCTGGATGAGATTCGCAAGCTTCTGAAGCGCCGCAAAAAATAA
- a CDS encoding class I SAM-dependent rRNA methyltransferase: protein MKQQPFVAISRRAADRLRAGHVWVYSSDVQSLPDQLAPGAIVAVADNRGIPLGAAIYSAASQITLRMVSSDPALDRTGYLALVRERVQASVARREGQAACRLIFSEADELPGIVLDRYNDLAVLQLLTQGTAQSDVRDAVVEALRSVEGINTIVERPDPRVRELEQLAPAPAEAIFSKGEPKLATEFDLNGLVYHYDANSGQKTGAFLDQRLNYAAAASYARGRALDVCTYQGGFALHLARVCDEVTAVDQSRAALEVADRNAERNASQLKRPVDWVEGDAFALLREYDANNERFDTIVLDPPAFAKTRRAAEGAMRGYKELNLRALRMLKPGGILVTCSCSHHVPLEDFIATVTAASADAKRRVRLLETRAAAPDHPEVLTLPETRYLKCLITRVD from the coding sequence GTGAAGCAGCAACCGTTTGTCGCCATCTCCCGCCGCGCCGCAGATCGCCTGCGTGCTGGCCACGTCTGGGTCTACAGCTCGGACGTGCAGTCTCTCCCTGATCAGCTCGCGCCAGGAGCCATCGTCGCCGTGGCCGATAATCGCGGCATTCCGCTGGGTGCGGCCATCTACAGCGCCGCCTCGCAGATCACTCTGCGCATGGTCTCAAGCGATCCCGCGCTTGACCGCACCGGATACCTTGCACTCGTGCGGGAACGTGTCCAGGCCTCGGTAGCACGCCGCGAAGGACAGGCGGCATGCCGCCTGATCTTCAGTGAAGCGGATGAGCTGCCGGGTATCGTGCTGGACCGTTACAACGACCTTGCCGTGCTGCAACTGCTGACGCAGGGCACAGCGCAGTCTGACGTGCGCGATGCCGTTGTCGAGGCTCTCCGATCGGTCGAGGGCATCAACACCATCGTCGAGCGGCCCGATCCGCGTGTGCGCGAGCTCGAACAGCTTGCACCCGCTCCTGCGGAGGCCATCTTCAGCAAAGGAGAGCCGAAGCTCGCAACCGAGTTTGATCTGAATGGCCTTGTGTATCACTACGATGCTAACTCCGGTCAGAAGACCGGAGCCTTCCTTGATCAGCGTCTGAACTACGCCGCTGCGGCCAGCTACGCCCGCGGGCGAGCGCTGGACGTATGCACCTACCAGGGGGGCTTCGCTCTGCACCTTGCGCGTGTGTGCGACGAGGTCACAGCGGTTGATCAGAGTCGCGCCGCGCTTGAAGTGGCCGATCGCAATGCGGAGCGTAACGCGTCGCAGCTCAAGCGGCCCGTGGACTGGGTTGAAGGCGATGCTTTTGCCCTGCTGCGTGAGTATGACGCGAACAACGAACGCTTTGACACCATCGTGCTTGACCCGCCCGCATTTGCGAAGACACGCCGCGCGGCGGAAGGCGCGATGCGCGGCTACAAGGAACTGAACCTCCGTGCCCTGCGCATGCTTAAGCCCGGCGGCATCCTGGTTACCTGCTCGTGCTCGCATCATGTGCCTCTTGAGGACTTCATCGCCACGGTCACAGCCGCCTCCGCCGACGCAAAGCGGCGCGTCCGCCTGCTGGAGACCCGGGCCGCGGCTCCCGATCATCCCGAGGTGCTCACCCTGCCGGAGACGCGTTACCTGAAGTGCCTGATCACGCGCGTGGATTAG
- a CDS encoding NAD-dependent malic enzyme, with protein MAQDKTIYTSLTGFGLLSSPLLNKGTAFTERERDEFFLHGLLPPQIGTLDGQVERRIKAFRALGSNLEKYVFMRDLQDHSETIFYALVSRYIEEMLPVVYTPTVGEGCQRFSEHYHTPRGVYLSYPNKDRIAQILSHPRYDHIRCIVVSDGERILGLGDQGAGGMGIPIGKLALYTALAGIQPMWCLPVFLDVGTDNQERLDNPLYIGWRNGRIRGPEYDEFVDEFVKAVRRRWPHVLLQWEDFAGNNAGRLLERYRSKVCSFNDDIQGTAAVSTATILASASITGIPLRDQRIAIFGFGSAGTGIAQLLVKAMQDQGLSEAEARARFFPIDIGGLVLEDTPNLREDQKAFAQSRAGIAHWRLTDPSFIGLEDVVHNAKPTVLIGVSGQPGVFNETIVREMATHVARPAIFPLSNPTSRAEATPHDLLHWTDGRAVIGTGSPWGTIEFNGAPYRVAQTNNSYIFPGLALGILLSRAKQVSDGMIMASAKALASLTQPDALLPEMSSIREVSLTIARAVAMQAEQEGLARVSGQAFEDALVKDVWEPEYVPYRRRK; from the coding sequence ATGGCGCAGGACAAAACCATCTATACCTCTCTCACCGGCTTTGGTTTGCTGAGCAGTCCCCTCTTAAATAAAGGCACCGCGTTTACTGAGCGGGAGCGCGACGAGTTCTTTCTGCATGGCCTGCTGCCTCCGCAGATCGGTACGCTGGACGGCCAGGTAGAGCGCCGCATCAAGGCGTTCCGCGCGCTGGGCAGCAACCTGGAAAAGTACGTGTTCATGCGCGACCTGCAGGACCACAGCGAGACGATTTTCTATGCGCTGGTCTCGCGCTACATCGAAGAGATGTTGCCAGTCGTCTACACCCCTACCGTGGGCGAAGGCTGCCAGCGGTTCAGCGAGCACTATCACACACCGCGCGGTGTGTACCTGAGCTATCCGAACAAGGACCGCATCGCACAGATTCTGTCGCACCCGCGCTATGACCACATTCGCTGCATCGTGGTCTCGGACGGGGAACGCATTCTTGGCCTGGGCGACCAGGGCGCGGGCGGCATGGGCATTCCCATCGGCAAGCTTGCTCTCTATACGGCGCTGGCCGGTATTCAACCCATGTGGTGCCTGCCGGTGTTTCTGGATGTAGGCACCGACAACCAGGAACGTCTGGACAATCCGCTGTACATTGGCTGGCGCAACGGCCGTATTCGCGGACCGGAGTACGACGAGTTTGTCGACGAGTTTGTGAAGGCCGTGCGCCGCCGCTGGCCGCACGTGCTGCTGCAGTGGGAAGACTTTGCCGGAAACAACGCAGGCCGCCTGCTGGAGCGTTATCGCTCGAAGGTGTGCAGCTTCAACGACGATATCCAGGGCACGGCCGCTGTATCGACGGCGACCATTCTTGCCAGCGCTTCCATCACTGGAATTCCGTTGCGCGACCAGCGCATTGCCATCTTCGGATTTGGCTCCGCGGGTACAGGCATTGCGCAGTTGCTGGTGAAAGCAATGCAGGACCAGGGACTGAGCGAAGCCGAGGCTCGCGCACGCTTCTTCCCCATCGACATTGGCGGCCTGGTGCTGGAAGATACTCCAAACCTGCGTGAAGACCAGAAGGCGTTTGCGCAATCGCGCGCCGGCATTGCACATTGGCGGCTTACCGACCCCAGCTTTATCGGCCTGGAAGATGTTGTCCACAATGCGAAGCCAACGGTGCTGATCGGTGTTTCGGGGCAACCCGGTGTCTTCAACGAAACCATTGTGCGTGAGATGGCAACGCATGTAGCGCGGCCGGCGATCTTCCCGCTGTCGAACCCGACATCCCGCGCGGAAGCTACGCCGCACGATCTGCTGCACTGGACCGATGGCCGCGCTGTGATTGGCACCGGAAGTCCGTGGGGCACCATTGAGTTCAACGGTGCGCCCTATCGCGTGGCACAGACCAACAACTCGTATATCTTCCCCGGGCTGGCGCTGGGCATTCTTCTGTCGCGTGCGAAGCAGGTAAGCGACGGCATGATCATGGCCTCTGCCAAGGCTCTTGCCTCCCTGACCCAGCCCGATGCCCTGCTGCCGGAGATGAGCAGTATTCGCGAGGTCTCCCTCACGATTGCACGCGCCGTAGCCATGCAGGCGGAGCAGGAAGGGCTGGCGCGTGTCTCCGGCCAGGCCTTTGAAGATGCGCTGGTGAAAGATGTATGGGAGCCGGAGTACGTGCCTTATAGGAGGCGCAAATAA